One Streptomyces sp. RPA4-2 genomic window carries:
- a CDS encoding ATP-grasp domain-containing protein translates to MPSTPSRPAVLLVESRRAAFTDSVLARDDVDVVLLRFDCVPLSEDYLRRTAHLPTFTLRTAAPLHEEAARYLRWMKGTRGLPRPRFFCNPNEALQDRAQRFAALVDLPHLTPRQVAWVRNKKTMKDRYAELGIPHAAYRAVHSLDDVAAFGDTHGWPVVLKPVDSDSCLHTYRVDSPAALAAIPPLDPALDWMAEQFIRGREFQLCAVVARGRVVDAYLSKNPRPILEVLDGAINANITYAPGERLPVDARALAQRLTDGLHLPFGYLHGEFFLTDDGSFFMSEVAARLSGCEVPVNHSLAYGFDFLHVILDTYLDRVPQPVYTRDRAVGDLLLPTRPGRVVHISSEEELLRLPGVIGAHLDAAPGDVLDPPRASHASTGYVHVEGATADQVEQRMQAVLDHFELKVDHP, encoded by the coding sequence ATGCCCAGCACGCCCTCCCGCCCCGCCGTCCTGCTCGTCGAAAGCCGCCGGGCCGCCTTCACCGACAGCGTCCTGGCCCGCGACGACGTGGACGTCGTCCTGCTGCGCTTCGACTGCGTGCCGCTGAGCGAGGACTACCTCCGGCGCACCGCGCACCTGCCCACGTTCACCCTGCGCACCGCCGCCCCCCTGCACGAGGAGGCCGCCCGCTACCTGCGCTGGATGAAAGGCACCCGGGGCCTGCCCCGGCCGCGGTTCTTCTGCAACCCCAACGAGGCGCTGCAGGACCGCGCCCAGCGCTTCGCCGCCCTCGTCGACCTGCCGCACCTGACCCCCCGCCAGGTCGCCTGGGTCCGCAACAAGAAGACCATGAAGGACCGTTACGCCGAACTCGGCATCCCGCACGCCGCCTACCGCGCCGTGCACAGCCTCGACGACGTCGCCGCGTTCGGCGACACCCACGGCTGGCCGGTCGTCCTCAAGCCCGTCGACTCCGACTCCTGCCTGCACACCTACCGCGTCGACTCCCCCGCCGCGCTCGCCGCGATCCCGCCGCTCGACCCCGCCCTGGACTGGATGGCCGAACAGTTCATCCGCGGCCGCGAGTTCCAGCTGTGCGCCGTCGTCGCCCGCGGCCGCGTCGTGGACGCCTACCTGTCGAAGAACCCCCGCCCGATCCTGGAGGTCCTCGACGGCGCGATCAACGCCAACATCACCTACGCGCCCGGCGAACGGCTCCCCGTCGACGCACGGGCCCTGGCCCAGCGGCTCACCGACGGCCTGCACCTGCCCTTCGGCTACCTGCACGGCGAGTTCTTCCTCACCGACGACGGCTCCTTCTTCATGAGCGAGGTCGCCGCCCGCCTCAGCGGCTGCGAAGTCCCCGTCAACCACTCCCTCGCCTACGGGTTCGACTTCCTGCACGTCATCCTCGACACCTACCTCGACCGCGTCCCGCAGCCCGTCTACACCCGCGACCGGGCGGTCGGCGACCTGCTGCTGCCCACCCGGCCCGGCCGCGTGGTCCACATCAGCTCCGAGGAGGAACTGCTGCGGCTGCCCGGCGTGATCGGCGCCCACCTGGACGCCGCACCCGGCGACGTCCTCGACCCGCCCCGCGCCTCGCACGCCTCCACCGGCTACGTCCACGTCGAGGGCGCCACCGCCGACCAGGTCGAACAGCGCATGCAGGCCGTCCTCGACCACTTCGAGCTGAAGGTGGACCACCCGTGA
- the gntD gene encoding guanitoxin biosynthesis L-enduracididine beta-hydroxylase GntD, whose protein sequence is MTVIAPARPTRSSRPAAAPAGPLPAPSRGDPRHHVLDLTAREARAAHALAASCAETFKAADDPRFVDEAPVIAHELPLAVRRHLNSARRDENTHATLVRGHLVDQAALGPTPGHWSAAGTEASQVHGCLLVLYAALLGDITGWATQQAGRLVTDILPSKGYEHSLVSASSALELAWHTEDAFSPHRADWVGLFALRNPGRVPTTVAHVDVRQVPADVRAVLAQPRFAALPDTSHEFAADAPAAEPVAVLSGHRDLPVLRIDRDFFTALPGDRAAERALAWLVAHLDANLTDVLVPTGAVCFLDNRNVVHGRRPFSAGFDGSDRWLKRVNLVRDLRRTRPGRLDGATRVIG, encoded by the coding sequence ATGACCGTCATCGCCCCCGCCCGCCCCACGCGTTCCTCCCGCCCGGCCGCCGCCCCCGCAGGTCCCCTGCCCGCCCCGAGCCGTGGCGACCCCCGCCACCACGTCCTCGACCTGACCGCCCGCGAGGCCCGCGCGGCGCACGCCCTGGCCGCGTCCTGCGCCGAGACGTTCAAGGCCGCCGACGACCCCCGGTTCGTCGACGAGGCCCCGGTGATCGCCCACGAACTGCCGCTCGCGGTCCGCCGCCACCTCAACTCCGCCCGCCGCGACGAGAACACCCACGCCACCCTGGTCCGCGGCCACCTCGTCGACCAGGCGGCCCTGGGACCCACCCCCGGCCACTGGAGCGCGGCCGGCACCGAGGCGAGCCAGGTCCACGGCTGCCTGCTGGTGCTGTACGCGGCGCTGCTCGGCGACATCACCGGCTGGGCCACCCAGCAGGCCGGCCGGCTGGTGACCGACATCCTGCCCAGCAAGGGCTACGAACACAGCCTCGTCTCCGCCTCCAGCGCACTGGAACTGGCCTGGCACACCGAGGACGCCTTCTCCCCCCACCGGGCGGACTGGGTCGGCCTGTTCGCACTGCGCAACCCGGGCCGGGTGCCCACCACCGTCGCCCACGTCGACGTACGCCAGGTGCCCGCGGACGTGCGCGCGGTGCTGGCCCAGCCCCGGTTCGCAGCCCTGCCCGACACCTCCCACGAGTTCGCCGCCGACGCTCCCGCGGCCGAGCCGGTCGCCGTCCTGTCGGGCCACCGCGACCTGCCGGTGCTCCGCATCGACCGGGACTTCTTCACCGCGCTGCCCGGCGACCGGGCGGCCGAACGGGCCCTGGCCTGGCTGGTGGCGCACCTGGACGCCAACCTCACCGACGTGCTGGTGCCCACCGGCGCCGTCTGCTTCCTCGACAACCGCAACGTGGTGCACGGACGGCGCCCCTTCAGCGCCGGCTTCGACGGATCCGACCGCTGGCTCAAGCGCGTCAACCTCGTCCGCGACCTGCGGCGCACCCGGCCCGGCCGCCTCGACGGCGCCACCCGCGTCATCGGCTGA
- the rfbD gene encoding dTDP-4-dehydrorhamnose reductase, with product MTRWLVTGGGGALGREVRALLACGQVTALGRAALDITDPRAVRAAVAGHDVVVNCAAWTDVDGAERAEAAATAVNGTGVRHLALACRRTGARLLHVSSDYVLPGNGTEPYPESAPTGPVNAYGRSKLAGERAVAELLPDTGYIVRTAWLYGEHGRNFVATVLGLAARRDTVDVVDDQHGQPTWCYDLAGLLVALGRAGDAPPGVYHATAAGRTTWYGLARAAYELSGLDPDRVRPTSSAAFARPARRPAFSVLGHARWAAAGLPALPDWRTSLAEALRRPAFTTLTSCDVAS from the coding sequence ATGACACGCTGGCTGGTCACCGGGGGCGGCGGCGCGCTGGGCCGCGAGGTGCGGGCGCTGCTGGCCTGCGGGCAGGTCACCGCGCTCGGCCGGGCCGCCCTCGACATCACCGACCCGCGGGCCGTCCGTGCCGCGGTCGCCGGCCACGACGTGGTGGTCAACTGCGCCGCCTGGACGGATGTCGACGGCGCCGAGAGGGCCGAGGCCGCCGCGACCGCCGTCAACGGGACGGGCGTACGTCACCTGGCCCTCGCCTGCCGTCGCACCGGCGCCCGGCTGCTGCACGTCTCCAGCGACTACGTGCTGCCCGGAAACGGCACCGAGCCCTACCCCGAGTCGGCTCCGACCGGCCCGGTCAACGCCTACGGCCGCAGCAAACTGGCCGGCGAACGGGCGGTCGCCGAACTCCTGCCCGACACCGGCTACATCGTGCGCACCGCCTGGCTGTACGGCGAACACGGACGAAACTTCGTCGCGACCGTCCTCGGCCTGGCCGCCCGCAGGGACACCGTCGACGTCGTCGACGACCAGCACGGGCAGCCCACCTGGTGCTACGACCTGGCCGGGCTGCTGGTCGCGCTCGGCCGCGCCGGCGACGCCCCGCCGGGCGTCTACCACGCCACCGCCGCCGGCCGCACCACCTGGTACGGCCTGGCCCGGGCCGCGTACGAACTCAGCGGGCTGGATCCCGACCGGGTGCGCCCGACCTCCTCCGCGGCCTTCGCCCGCCCGGCGCGCCGGCCCGCGTTCAGCGTCCTGGGCCACGCCCGTTGGGCCGCGGCGGGCCTGCCCGCCCTCCCCGACTGGCGCACGTCGCTCGCCGAGGCACTGCGCCGGCCCGCCTTCACCACCCTCACCTCCTGCGACGTCGCCTCCTGA
- a CDS encoding amino acid adenylation domain-containing protein, whose translation MSLSGLIEQHVRTRPEATAVIHPSAGGRDVSLTYRELSVAANRLAAHLRALGVGPGDRVVTALGPGPGLVTAFLAVVRAGAAYVPVDPAHPGLRRRLIVRDSAARAVLTEGSGAGEYAGLDAVAVDLDADAGLIAARPGVLPAVRPGPGDAAYVCYTSGTTGTPKGVVVPHRAVLDLVTSTDYVRLTPDDVVAQAANPAFDAVTFEIWSTLAAGARLVGLAKDTVIDPARFAAAVREHGVSTVFLTTALFHQIARERPDAFAPLRTVLFGGEACDPRRVRQVLAAGGPERLLHVYGPTETTTFATWHEVTGVAKDARTVPIGRPLGATVAVVVAADGRPAVPGGSGELLLGGPGLATGYLDRPELTAQRFVEDRFTPGGGRLYRTGDLVRLREDGEMEFTGRVDNQVKLRGFRIELGEIESVLTAHPAVSEAVVSVHTTPENTANTENTANTDSAESTESAESAAGGERRLVAHVVPAAHRAAARESEQLTEWKEIYETLYDDAAGAAYGENFAGWNSSYDARPIPLEQMRQWRAATVERVRELGGRRVLEIGVGTGLLMARLAGAPECEEYWATDFSASVIEALRAQTGADERLRGKVRLSCRAADELDGLPAGHFDTVVVNSVVQYFPHLAYLRSVVEGVLPLLAPGGSVLLGDVRNLDLAPCLQTGVELASRAGQPLPGDGADVWRAVEQRVALETELLLSPALFAAWARELPAVRAVDVRVKRGGAHNELTRYRYEAVLSTAAPALDLSPAPRLVWGRDAASAAGVEAYLRTRRPAAVRLAGVPNRRVHGEWTAMRALRDGAAGLAGAAAHLGDSGSAPDPEELCTAGERVGYRALPTWSAEEGRLLDIVFVDPAQVPAGPLTGVYAGPEVPAGACANTPTAFGSTVDIEVVLRAYLQEQLPDYMIPSALMTLAALPLNANGKVDRAALPAPAFSADRPGTPPGTPLQEIVRDLFAEVIGVPRRTVHADSDFFRIGGHSLAAARLLARARAVLGADPGSRALYEAPTPALFAALAGDRPADATGPGRACAGEGCAVLPLRLRGALSVRALEEALGDLGRRHEALRNSRLGSAGTRLRTLAADDHLLELTVPAGLVDLWSHTPLAAELALAYGARATGDAPHRDGGMPQAAPRAAAGDLSPTVLPGSGPSPAGGRDGGRLDLDWDAGLHERLVRLAAEQGATLFMVVHAALAALLARLGAGDTITLAAPVPARDSAALRRAVGPYGRVLALSVDTSGDPAFTELLRRVRTADLAAYRAGGAALARPGGIALSVLTESCGEYEAAGLTVQAAPPQLPAQDADLGLTLTERHTPAGAPAGITVSAAFDHESVGETAAAHLTGLLTALLETALDAPATALSRLRAAPGIPADGARRWAGEALELPEAGVAALFAAQAARTPGAPALAGMDYAELDARSDLLAHALLAHRAGPGTAVATAIASPTGFAVAVLAIAKTGAACLPLDPARPLPASARPAVLLLDEAADRVLLKPSPKPPAWSATRPPTCCPPPRPGPSARRTPRTRWSWPPPHRTPPARRTRLGTAAGSLVEIGPESVVAATLAPAADAAWLSAGYPDADTALGLLAALVSGARVHLPATPLDGAAPAAVLDWLRGCGASVLLGAVSEALPARAAAEHLTLSVPGGWPEGHLRVEHTPAGPRPAPGHRAYVLDAQLRPAA comes from the coding sequence ATGTCACTCTCCGGCCTGATCGAGCAGCACGTCCGTACGCGGCCCGAGGCGACCGCCGTCATCCACCCCTCGGCCGGCGGCCGCGACGTCTCGCTCACCTACCGGGAGCTGAGCGTGGCCGCCAACCGTCTCGCCGCCCATCTGCGGGCGCTGGGGGTCGGTCCCGGGGACCGGGTGGTGACCGCGCTCGGGCCGGGCCCGGGTCTGGTGACCGCCTTCCTCGCCGTGGTGCGGGCCGGCGCGGCGTACGTGCCGGTGGACCCGGCCCATCCGGGCCTGCGCCGCCGGCTGATCGTGCGGGACAGCGCGGCCCGCGCCGTGCTGACCGAGGGCTCCGGCGCCGGGGAGTACGCGGGGCTGGACGCGGTGGCCGTCGACCTGGACGCGGACGCCGGCCTGATCGCGGCCCGGCCCGGGGTCCTGCCGGCCGTGCGGCCGGGGCCCGGGGACGCGGCCTACGTCTGCTACACCTCCGGGACCACCGGCACCCCCAAGGGCGTCGTCGTCCCGCACCGCGCCGTCCTCGACCTCGTCACCTCCACCGACTACGTGCGCCTGACACCGGACGACGTGGTCGCCCAGGCCGCCAACCCCGCCTTCGACGCGGTCACCTTCGAGATCTGGTCGACCCTCGCCGCCGGTGCCCGTCTGGTCGGGCTGGCCAAGGACACCGTCATCGATCCGGCCCGCTTCGCCGCCGCGGTCCGCGAGCACGGGGTGAGCACCGTGTTCCTGACCACCGCGCTGTTCCACCAGATCGCCCGCGAACGGCCCGACGCCTTCGCCCCGCTGCGCACCGTCCTGTTCGGCGGCGAGGCCTGCGACCCGCGCCGGGTACGGCAGGTCCTGGCGGCCGGCGGCCCCGAGCGGCTGCTGCACGTGTACGGGCCCACCGAGACCACCACGTTCGCCACCTGGCACGAGGTGACCGGGGTCGCGAAGGACGCGCGGACCGTGCCGATCGGACGGCCGCTGGGTGCCACCGTCGCCGTCGTGGTGGCCGCGGACGGCCGGCCGGCCGTGCCGGGTGGCAGCGGTGAACTCCTGCTGGGCGGGCCGGGGCTGGCCACCGGCTACCTGGACCGGCCCGAGCTGACCGCGCAGCGGTTCGTCGAGGACCGCTTCACCCCCGGCGGCGGCCGGCTGTACCGCACGGGCGACCTGGTGCGGCTGCGCGAGGACGGGGAGATGGAGTTCACCGGCCGGGTCGACAACCAGGTCAAGCTGCGCGGCTTCCGCATCGAGCTCGGCGAGATCGAGTCGGTGCTGACCGCGCACCCGGCGGTGTCCGAGGCGGTCGTGTCGGTGCACACCACCCCCGAGAACACCGCGAACACCGAGAACACCGCGAACACCGACAGCGCTGAGAGCACCGAGAGTGCTGAGAGCGCCGCGGGCGGGGAGCGGCGTCTGGTGGCGCACGTGGTGCCGGCCGCGCACCGGGCCGCGGCGCGGGAGAGCGAGCAGCTCACCGAGTGGAAGGAGATCTACGAGACGCTCTACGACGACGCCGCCGGGGCCGCGTACGGGGAGAACTTCGCGGGCTGGAACAGCAGTTACGACGCGCGGCCGATCCCGCTCGAGCAGATGCGGCAGTGGCGGGCGGCGACGGTGGAGCGCGTCCGGGAGCTCGGCGGGCGGCGTGTCCTGGAGATCGGTGTCGGCACCGGTCTGCTGATGGCGCGGCTGGCCGGCGCGCCGGAGTGCGAGGAGTACTGGGCGACCGACTTCTCCGCCTCCGTCATCGAGGCGCTGCGCGCGCAGACCGGGGCGGACGAGCGGCTGCGCGGCAAGGTGCGGCTGAGCTGCCGCGCGGCCGACGAACTGGACGGCCTGCCCGCGGGGCACTTCGACACCGTCGTCGTCAACTCGGTCGTCCAGTACTTTCCCCATCTCGCCTATCTGCGCTCCGTCGTCGAGGGCGTGCTGCCGCTGCTCGCGCCCGGCGGCTCGGTCCTGCTGGGCGATGTCCGCAACCTCGACCTGGCGCCCTGCCTGCAGACCGGGGTCGAACTCGCTTCCCGCGCCGGGCAGCCGCTGCCGGGCGACGGCGCGGACGTGTGGCGTGCCGTCGAGCAGCGGGTGGCGCTGGAGACCGAACTCCTGCTCTCTCCGGCCCTGTTCGCCGCCTGGGCGCGTGAACTGCCCGCCGTGCGCGCGGTGGACGTGCGGGTCAAGCGCGGCGGCGCGCACAACGAACTGACCCGCTACCGCTACGAGGCGGTGCTGTCCACCGCCGCCCCCGCTCTGGACCTCTCCCCCGCGCCCCGTCTGGTGTGGGGCCGTGACGCCGCCTCCGCGGCCGGCGTGGAGGCGTACCTGCGTACGCGGCGGCCCGCCGCCGTGCGGCTGGCCGGGGTGCCCAACCGGCGGGTGCACGGAGAGTGGACGGCGATGCGCGCCCTGCGGGACGGCGCGGCGGGCCTCGCCGGCGCCGCGGCCCACCTGGGCGACAGCGGGAGCGCGCCCGACCCGGAGGAGCTGTGCACGGCCGGGGAGCGCGTCGGCTACCGGGCCCTGCCGACCTGGTCGGCCGAGGAGGGCCGGCTCCTCGACATCGTCTTCGTCGACCCGGCGCAGGTGCCCGCCGGTCCCCTGACCGGTGTGTACGCGGGCCCCGAGGTACCCGCCGGGGCCTGCGCCAACACGCCGACCGCGTTCGGGAGCACCGTCGACATTGAGGTCGTCCTGCGCGCCTATCTGCAGGAGCAGTTGCCGGACTACATGATCCCGTCGGCGCTGATGACGCTGGCGGCGCTGCCGCTGAACGCCAACGGCAAGGTGGACCGTGCCGCGCTGCCCGCGCCCGCGTTCAGCGCCGACCGGCCCGGCACGCCGCCCGGCACCCCTCTGCAGGAGATCGTCCGTGACCTGTTCGCCGAGGTGATCGGGGTGCCGCGGCGCACCGTCCACGCCGACTCCGACTTCTTCCGGATCGGCGGGCACTCGCTGGCCGCGGCCCGGCTGCTGGCCCGGGCGCGGGCAGTGCTGGGCGCCGACCCGGGCAGCCGCGCTCTGTACGAGGCGCCCACCCCCGCGCTGTTCGCCGCTCTCGCCGGTGACCGGCCGGCCGACGCCACCGGGCCCGGCCGGGCCTGCGCCGGGGAGGGCTGCGCGGTGCTGCCGCTGCGGCTGCGCGGCGCGCTGAGCGTCCGGGCGCTGGAGGAGGCCCTGGGGGACCTGGGGCGCCGTCACGAGGCGCTGCGCAACAGCCGGCTGGGATCGGCGGGCACCCGGCTGCGTACCCTGGCCGCCGACGACCACCTGCTGGAACTCACGGTGCCCGCCGGCCTGGTCGACCTGTGGTCGCACACCCCGCTGGCCGCCGAACTGGCCCTGGCCTACGGGGCGCGGGCCACCGGTGATGCCCCGCACCGGGACGGCGGCATGCCGCAGGCGGCTCCCCGGGCGGCGGCCGGTGATCTTTCGCCCACCGTGCTGCCGGGCAGCGGGCCGTCCCCGGCCGGCGGCCGGGACGGCGGCCGTCTCGACCTCGACTGGGACGCGGGCCTGCACGAGCGGCTGGTCCGGCTGGCCGCCGAGCAGGGCGCCACCTTGTTCATGGTGGTGCACGCCGCGCTCGCGGCCCTGCTCGCCCGGCTCGGCGCGGGAGACACCATCACCCTGGCCGCGCCGGTGCCGGCCCGCGACAGCGCCGCGCTGCGCCGCGCCGTGGGACCCTACGGGCGGGTGCTCGCGCTGTCCGTGGACACCTCCGGCGACCCGGCCTTCACCGAACTGCTGCGGCGGGTGCGTACCGCCGACCTCGCCGCCTACCGCGCCGGCGGCGCGGCCCTGGCCCGGCCCGGCGGCATCGCGCTGAGTGTCCTCACGGAGAGCTGCGGCGAGTACGAGGCGGCCGGGCTCACCGTGCAGGCGGCCCCGCCGCAACTCCCGGCGCAGGACGCCGACCTCGGCCTGACACTGACCGAACGGCACACCCCGGCCGGTGCGCCGGCCGGCATCACCGTCAGCGCCGCCTTCGACCACGAGAGTGTCGGTGAGACGGCCGCCGCGCACCTGACCGGCCTGCTGACCGCGCTGCTCGAAACCGCTCTGGACGCGCCCGCCACCGCCCTCAGCCGGCTGCGCGCCGCGCCCGGTATCCCCGCCGACGGTGCGCGGCGGTGGGCGGGGGAGGCGCTGGAGCTGCCCGAGGCGGGCGTCGCCGCCCTGTTCGCCGCGCAGGCCGCCCGTACCCCCGGCGCACCGGCCCTGGCGGGCATGGACTACGCCGAACTGGACGCCCGTTCCGACCTGTTGGCCCACGCCCTGCTCGCCCACCGGGCCGGCCCCGGCACCGCGGTGGCCACCGCGATCGCCTCACCGACCGGCTTCGCGGTCGCCGTCCTCGCCATCGCCAAGACCGGCGCCGCCTGCCTGCCCCTCGACCCGGCCCGCCCGCTGCCCGCCTCCGCGCGGCCCGCCGTCCTGCTCCTCGACGAGGCCGCCGACCGCGTGCTGCTTAAGCCGTCCCCGAAGCCGCCCGCCTGGTCCGCGACCCGGCCGCCGACCTGCTGCCCGCCACCCCGGCCCGGCCCGTCCGCCCGCCGCACCCCGCGCACCCGGTGGTCCTGGCCCCCGCCACACCGGACACCACCGGCACGGCGGACGCGGCTTGGCACGGCGGCGGGCTCGCTGGTGGAGATCGGCCCCGAGAGCGTCGTCGCCGCCACCCTCGCCCCGGCCGCCGACGCGGCCTGGCTGAGCGCCGGTTACCCGGACGCGGACACCGCCCTCGGCCTGCTCGCCGCCCTCGTCTCCGGCGCCCGTGTCCACCTGCCCGCCACCCCCCTGGACGGTGCCGCACCCGCCGCCGTCCTGGACTGGCTGCGCGGCTGCGGCGCGAGCGTGCTGCTGGGCGCCGTAAGCGAGGCGCTCCCGGCCCGCGCCGCCGCCGAGCACCTCACCCTGAGCGTGCCCGGCGGCTGGCCGGAGGGCCATCTGCGGGTCGAACACACCCCCGCCGGGCCCCGGCCCGCCCCCGGCCACCGCGCCTACGTCCTGGACGCGCAGCTGCGGCCTGCCGCGTAA
- a CDS encoding MbtH family NRPS accessory protein: protein MWRTGRAARIDADGRLTVLGPPPADDPFADEYATFVVLSDARDRHALWPACVPAPEGWHETHAEDLYELCLDHLQTTR, encoded by the coding sequence ATGTGGCGCACCGGCCGCGCCGCCCGTATCGACGCCGACGGCCGGCTGACCGTCCTCGGCCCGCCCCCGGCCGACGACCCCTTCGCCGACGAGTACGCCACCTTCGTCGTCCTGTCCGACGCCCGCGACCGCCACGCCCTGTGGCCGGCCTGCGTACCCGCCCCCGAGGGCTGGCACGAGACCCACGCCGAGGACCTGTACGAGCTGTGCCTGGACCACCTGCAGACCACCCGCTGA